A stretch of the Thiohalospira halophila DSM 15071 genome encodes the following:
- a CDS encoding UDP-2,3-diacylglucosamine diphosphatase encodes MYHSAPSSVRTLFLSDVHLGTPDARAEELLTFLVGVECETIYLVGDIIDLHAMQRRGPAWPESHNAVLRHLFRQAHAGVRVVFIPGNHDEAFRDLTGSELGRIEVAQEAVHTTADGRRMLVTHGDELDSAVCCNRLVSLAGDAGYALLLALNRMTNRIRRRLGWPYWSLAGHIKSRLGRAQVYIRRFEDAALHLSRERGFDGVFCGHIHQACLREEDQGVYANDGDWVESCTALVEEPDGTLRLVDGRPANVVPLPLRPAA; translated from the coding sequence ATGTACCATTCCGCCCCGTCATCCGTCCGCACCCTCTTCCTCTCCGATGTCCATCTCGGCACGCCCGATGCCCGGGCCGAGGAGCTCCTCACGTTCCTGGTGGGAGTGGAGTGCGAGACCATCTATCTGGTCGGCGACATCATCGACCTCCACGCCATGCAGCGCCGCGGCCCCGCCTGGCCGGAGAGCCACAACGCCGTCCTGCGCCACCTGTTCCGGCAGGCTCACGCCGGGGTGCGCGTCGTCTTCATCCCGGGCAACCACGACGAGGCCTTCCGCGACCTCACCGGCTCGGAGCTGGGCCGGATCGAGGTGGCGCAGGAGGCCGTTCACACCACGGCGGACGGTCGCCGGATGCTGGTGACCCACGGGGACGAGCTGGACAGCGCGGTCTGCTGCAATCGTCTGGTCTCCCTCGCCGGCGATGCCGGGTACGCCCTGCTGCTCGCCCTCAACCGCATGACCAACCGGATCCGGCGGCGCCTGGGGTGGCCCTACTGGTCCCTGGCGGGCCATATCAAGTCCCGGCTGGGGCGCGCCCAGGTCTATATCCGGCGGTTCGAGGATGCCGCCCTCCACCTGTCCCGGGAGCGCGGCTTCGACGGGGTGTTCTGCGGGCACATCCACCAGGCCTGCCTGCGCGAGGAGGACCAGGGGGTCTATGCCAACGACGGCGACTGGGTGGAGAGCTGCACGGCCCTGGTGGAGGAGCCGGACGGGACCCTGCGCCTGGTGGACGGACGGCCGGCGAACGTTGTCCCGCTGCCGTTGCGGCCGGCCGCCTGA
- a CDS encoding M90 family metallopeptidase, which translates to MLQHLRAWHRRRLLRRHGIEPGLWSAALDDFPLAGELAPAEQQQLWEVASLFLHRKAVEGGGGLEVTPGMAVSVAIQAALPLLHLDPHYLDGWHAVILHPGTFVAHHAEVDEAGVEHVGERELAGEAWDRGPLVLAWEDARPDHPRADEGNVVIHETAHKIDAANGVANGFPPLRPDMDPHRWTAAFEAAWADLEAADEAGHPAMDTYALTDPAEFFAVACEYFFVLPAELKAAYPAVYDQLCRFFAQDPLSRRAPEHHPGHRADQRR; encoded by the coding sequence ATGCTCCAGCATCTGCGCGCCTGGCACAGGCGGCGCCTGCTCCGTCGTCACGGCATCGAGCCCGGACTGTGGTCCGCGGCGCTGGATGATTTCCCCCTCGCCGGCGAACTCGCGCCCGCGGAACAGCAGCAACTGTGGGAGGTGGCCAGCCTCTTCCTCCACCGCAAGGCGGTGGAAGGGGGTGGTGGCCTGGAGGTCACTCCCGGGATGGCCGTCTCCGTGGCCATCCAGGCCGCCCTGCCCCTGCTCCACCTCGATCCCCACTACCTCGATGGCTGGCATGCCGTGATCCTCCACCCCGGGACCTTCGTCGCCCACCACGCAGAGGTGGACGAGGCCGGGGTGGAACATGTCGGAGAACGGGAACTGGCCGGCGAGGCGTGGGATCGAGGACCGCTGGTCCTGGCCTGGGAGGATGCCCGCCCCGACCATCCCCGGGCGGACGAGGGCAATGTGGTCATCCACGAGACGGCGCACAAGATCGACGCCGCCAACGGCGTCGCCAACGGCTTCCCGCCCCTGCGCCCCGACATGGACCCGCACCGCTGGACCGCCGCCTTCGAGGCGGCCTGGGCGGACCTGGAGGCGGCCGACGAGGCCGGCCACCCCGCCATGGACACCTACGCCCTCACCGACCCGGCGGAATTCTTCGCCGTCGCCTGCGAGTATTTCTTCGTCCTGCCCGCGGAGCTGAAGGCGGCCTATCCGGCCGTCTACGACCAGCTGTGCCGTTTCTTCGCCCAGGACCCGCTCAGCCGCCGGGCCCCCGAGCATCATCCCGGGCACCGGGCGGACCAAAGGCGATGA
- a CDS encoding DnaJ family domain-containing protein, translated as MSLLDELAEQRIREAAERGDFEDLPGQGEPLALEDDSLVPEELRAGYRLLKNAGFVPPELEQLRELREVEALIRHAEAEADREAREDGGRRLRMVLQRLHGGRTPRAVHEYAERLRAHLERLEQGGPAAPSGDG; from the coding sequence GTGAGCCTGCTGGACGAACTAGCCGAACAGCGCATTCGCGAGGCGGCCGAGCGCGGCGACTTCGAGGACCTGCCGGGGCAGGGCGAGCCCCTGGCCCTGGAGGATGACAGCCTGGTGCCCGAGGAACTACGCGCCGGCTACCGCCTGCTGAAGAATGCCGGCTTCGTCCCCCCGGAGCTGGAACAGCTCCGCGAACTCCGGGAGGTGGAGGCCCTCATCCGCCACGCCGAGGCGGAGGCGGACCGGGAGGCGCGGGAGGATGGTGGCCGGCGCCTGCGGATGGTCCTGCAGCGCCTCCACGGCGGTCGTACCCCCCGGGCCGTCCACGAATACGCCGAACGGCTGCGCGCCCACCTGGAGCGGCTGGAACAGGGCGGTCCGGCCGCCCCCTCCGGCGACGGGTAG
- the siaD gene encoding biofilm regulation diguanylate cyclase SiaD: protein MTRGRDEEQLLETITELLGDPAHDHNPLREPLARLLELSTAQRERLERLIRISDGFHEIAREEKRGLAEECDTHLRRLERLVRISDRYQESLRELSESLREAALHDPLTGLGNRRYLVERLEAELERCRRNGAPLSLGVLDVDYFKAVNDRLGHERGDRLLCHISDLLADQLREYDLCGRWGGEEFVLVLPETTAEEAKAICDRLRRTIRDTPTPADLAVDRITVSIGISTTEEDPDGSYSAAIDRADRRMLVAKEAGRDRVCGPSL from the coding sequence GTGACACGCGGTCGCGACGAGGAGCAGCTCCTGGAGACCATCACCGAGCTGCTCGGGGATCCGGCCCATGATCACAACCCCCTGCGGGAGCCGCTGGCCCGTCTTCTGGAGCTCTCCACCGCTCAACGGGAGCGGCTGGAACGGCTGATCCGGATCTCCGACGGCTTCCACGAGATCGCCCGCGAGGAGAAGCGCGGCCTGGCCGAGGAGTGCGACACCCACCTCCGGCGACTGGAGCGGCTGGTCCGGATCTCCGATCGCTACCAGGAGAGCCTGCGGGAGCTCAGCGAGTCCCTGCGCGAGGCGGCCCTGCACGACCCCCTCACCGGCCTCGGCAACCGCCGCTACCTGGTTGAACGGCTCGAGGCGGAACTGGAGCGGTGCCGCCGTAACGGCGCGCCCCTGAGCCTCGGCGTGCTGGATGTCGACTACTTCAAGGCCGTGAATGACCGCCTGGGCCATGAGCGCGGCGATCGCCTCCTCTGCCATATCAGCGACCTCCTCGCCGACCAGTTGCGGGAGTACGACCTCTGCGGACGCTGGGGCGGCGAGGAATTCGTCCTCGTCCTGCCCGAGACCACGGCCGAAGAGGCGAAGGCGATCTGCGACCGGCTGCGGCGCACCATCCGTGACACACCCACGCCGGCGGACCTGGCGGTGGACCGGATCACCGTCAGCATCGGGATCAGCACGACGGAAGAGGATCCGGACGGGAGCTATTCCGCGGCCATCGACCGGGCCGACCGCCGGATGCTGGTGGCCAAGGAGGCCGGGCGTGATCGCGTGTGCGGACCATCCCTCTGA
- the siaC gene encoding biofilm regulation phosphoprotein SiaC, with protein MTELTRESTASTPEIVADASRGLLAMTGDSYPENSYEFFGEIVRWVQEYLDQREDPLRLELRLAYLNTSSVRAMLDIFDLLEEAHNRNREVVVEWLYDARNERVAELAGEFKEDCTFPFRILPEEPVE; from the coding sequence ATGACTGAACTGACACGCGAGAGCACCGCCTCCACACCGGAGATCGTCGCCGACGCCTCCCGTGGCCTCCTCGCCATGACGGGGGACTCCTACCCGGAGAATTCCTATGAATTCTTTGGCGAGATCGTCCGATGGGTGCAGGAGTACCTGGACCAGCGGGAGGATCCCCTGCGGCTGGAGCTGCGCCTGGCCTATCTCAACACCAGCTCGGTGCGGGCCATGCTGGACATCTTCGACCTCCTGGAGGAGGCCCACAACCGGAATCGCGAGGTCGTGGTGGAGTGGCTCTACGATGCCCGCAATGAACGGGTGGCGGAGCTGGCCGGGGAGTTCAAGGAGGACTGTACCTTCCCCTTCCGGATCCTGCCCGAGGAGCCCGTGGAGTGA
- the siaB gene encoding biofilm regulation protein kinase SiaB, whose amino-acid sequence MHDIDLFGLRDHFQRQDILLAFNGPISRGLIEEIGNALKNYLQAEDTAPAAVSDVFGTYVEMTQNIRHYAARQGYTDTESAATVVVARDREGHYVVVAGNLVETADGRALVDRIDELAGMDAAALKAAFKTQLRAPREEGADSGAGLGLIDIARKSARPLSARLEEAPGDRAFFSLQAVIQQHPKT is encoded by the coding sequence ATGCACGATATCGACCTCTTCGGCCTGCGCGACCATTTCCAGCGCCAGGACATCCTGCTGGCCTTCAATGGCCCCATCTCCCGCGGCCTCATCGAGGAGATAGGCAATGCGCTCAAAAACTATCTCCAGGCGGAGGATACCGCCCCCGCCGCCGTGAGCGACGTCTTTGGCACCTATGTGGAGATGACCCAGAACATCCGCCACTACGCCGCCCGGCAGGGCTACACCGATACCGAGAGCGCCGCGACCGTGGTGGTTGCCCGGGACCGGGAGGGCCACTACGTGGTCGTCGCCGGCAACCTGGTGGAGACGGCGGACGGCCGGGCCCTCGTCGACCGCATCGACGAACTGGCCGGCATGGACGCGGCCGCGCTGAAGGCCGCGTTCAAGACCCAGCTGCGGGCACCGCGAGAGGAAGGCGCCGATTCGGGGGCCGGCCTGGGACTCATCGATATCGCCCGCAAGTCCGCGCGACCGCTGTCGGCACGGCTGGAGGAGGCCCCGGGTGACCGGGCGTTCTTCAGCCTCCAGGCGGTCATCCAGCAACATCCCAAGACGTGA
- a CDS encoding thioredoxin family protein, which yields MSLTPSTMLELGTPAPDFALPEPLTGETVRLADFADAKGLLVVFMCNHCPYVKHLRDGLMAWARDYAPRGVATVAISSNDAENYPDDAPDKMAEEARAFEYPFPYLYDAEQSVAKAYRAACTPDFFLFDGDQRLFYRGQFDRARPGNEEPVTGSDLRAAADALLAGEPAPAEQVPSMGCNIKWKPGHEPDYFG from the coding sequence ATGTCCCTGACCCCGTCCACCATGCTGGAGCTGGGAACCCCGGCCCCGGACTTCGCCCTCCCCGAGCCCCTCACCGGTGAGACCGTCCGGCTGGCCGACTTCGCGGACGCCAAGGGGTTGCTGGTGGTCTTCATGTGCAACCACTGCCCCTACGTGAAACACCTCCGGGACGGCCTGATGGCCTGGGCGCGGGACTACGCCCCCCGGGGTGTCGCCACCGTCGCCATCAGCAGCAACGACGCGGAAAACTACCCGGATGACGCCCCGGACAAGATGGCCGAGGAGGCGCGCGCCTTCGAGTATCCCTTTCCCTACCTCTACGACGCGGAACAGTCCGTAGCGAAGGCCTACCGCGCCGCCTGCACCCCCGATTTCTTCCTCTTCGACGGCGACCAGCGGCTCTTCTACCGCGGTCAGTTCGACCGCGCCCGGCCGGGCAACGAGGAGCCGGTGACAGGCTCCGACCTGCGCGCCGCCGCCGACGCCCTCCTCGCCGGGGAACCGGCCCCGGCGGAGCAGGTGCCGAGCATGGGCTGCAACATCAAGTGGAAGCCGGGCCACGAGCCCGACTATTTCGGCTGA
- a CDS encoding R3H domain-containing nucleic acid-binding protein produces the protein MEEQTDDLAALLDLLPPDLRAAAAALDPEQVVEFVLDRGRPATARLDHGRAELASVPLEQADLDAVASRVGAFSADNRAGVEGTLHRIAAIRNRQGRIIGLTLRVGRAAHGIVDPIHDVVAAGESLLLLGRPGVGKTTLLRETARVLADECDRRVVIIDTAGEIAGDGDIPHPAIGSARRMPVADPRQQDRVMIEAVENHMPEVIIVDEIGTEAEARAARTIAERGVQLVATAHGHSLENLLRNPVLDDLVGGVQTVILGDDEARARGGQKTVQERRGPPAFTAVVEIVQRGELRLHPSTARSVDRLLAGRAPRCEMRTAAESGAGAPPPAEETGLPEGAESSAPEVGPRGRTRILSYGVSRDSVDRVIRTEGLPAETVPDPGRTDLVLALRSRAADPRLQRLVDTSAVPLVTVKKNSTAQIRRALADALNQVHGVDDETVSAVVREVEEAVNRVRQEGEVVPLSPAQGAVRRLQHRIVVRHGLVAESQGSGNQRHLVVLPSTPDAG, from the coding sequence ATGGAAGAGCAGACCGACGACCTGGCCGCCCTGCTGGATCTGTTGCCGCCGGACCTGCGCGCGGCCGCGGCCGCCCTGGATCCCGAGCAGGTGGTGGAGTTCGTCCTGGACCGCGGCCGCCCGGCTACGGCCCGACTGGACCACGGCCGCGCCGAACTCGCCTCCGTGCCCCTGGAGCAGGCCGACCTGGACGCCGTGGCCAGCCGCGTGGGGGCCTTCAGCGCCGACAATCGCGCCGGGGTGGAGGGGACCCTCCACCGCATCGCCGCCATCCGCAACCGGCAGGGCCGCATCATCGGCCTGACCCTCCGCGTAGGGCGGGCCGCCCACGGCATCGTCGACCCCATCCACGATGTGGTCGCTGCCGGTGAGAGCCTGCTGCTCCTGGGCCGCCCCGGGGTGGGCAAGACCACGCTCCTGCGGGAGACGGCCCGCGTCCTGGCCGACGAGTGCGACCGCCGGGTGGTCATCATCGATACCGCCGGAGAGATCGCCGGCGACGGCGACATCCCCCACCCCGCCATCGGCAGCGCCCGACGCATGCCGGTGGCCGACCCGCGCCAGCAGGACCGGGTGATGATCGAGGCGGTGGAGAACCACATGCCGGAGGTCATCATCGTCGACGAGATCGGGACCGAGGCGGAGGCGCGGGCGGCCCGGACCATCGCCGAGCGCGGCGTCCAGCTGGTGGCCACCGCCCACGGCCACTCCCTGGAGAACCTGTTGCGCAATCCCGTCCTGGACGACCTGGTGGGCGGGGTGCAGACGGTCATCCTCGGCGACGACGAGGCCCGGGCCCGGGGCGGCCAGAAGACCGTCCAGGAGCGGCGCGGCCCGCCGGCCTTCACCGCCGTGGTGGAGATCGTCCAGCGCGGGGAGCTGCGCCTGCACCCCTCCACCGCCCGTTCGGTGGACCGCCTGCTGGCGGGCCGAGCCCCGCGCTGTGAGATGCGCACCGCCGCCGAATCCGGGGCCGGCGCGCCGCCACCGGCCGAAGAGACAGGCCTCCCGGAAGGTGCCGAATCCTCAGCGCCGGAAGTGGGCCCGCGGGGACGCACCCGCATCCTGTCCTACGGCGTCAGCCGCGATTCCGTCGACCGCGTCATCCGGACCGAGGGGCTACCGGCGGAGACGGTCCCCGACCCGGGCCGTACCGACCTGGTGCTGGCCCTGCGCAGCCGCGCCGCCGATCCCCGCCTCCAGCGCCTGGTGGACACCTCGGCGGTCCCCCTGGTGACCGTGAAGAAGAACTCCACCGCCCAGATCCGGCGCGCCCTCGCCGACGCCCTGAACCAGGTCCACGGCGTGGACGACGAGACCGTCAGCGCCGTGGTCCGGGAGGTGGAGGAGGCGGTGAACCGGGTGCGCCAGGAGGGCGAGGTGGTGCCGCTCTCCCCCGCCCAGGGGGCCGTCCGCCGGCTCCAGCACCGGATCGTGGTGCGCCACGGCCTGGTGGCGGAGAGCCAGGGCAGCGGCAACCAGCGCCACCTCGTAGTTCTTCCATCAACCCCGGATGCCGGCTAA